ACCGCAACAGGGGATGCCAATGTTCAAACTCTCAATCGCGGCACTCGCCTTCGTGGCGATCGCGGCCACGCCGGCACTGGCGCGCGGCAGTCATAGCTATGGCGGCGGGCGTGTTCATTATGCCGGATCGACTCACACCAGCAGTCATGGTGGGCACTTTGCCGGTTCGTATCGCGGGTCGAGTCACAAGGGCGGCCATTATCGCAATGTCCGGACCAGCAATCGCTACGGCTACCATAAGTCCCGCTAGGCGGTTGACCTGGCCTCATGGGCGCGTTCCAATGCGGCCTGTGATGAGTTGAACAAGGAGAACTCGAATGCGGAAATTCTCGCTCGCGCTGGCGTCTTTTGCCCTGCTCGCGTCAACCGGCGCGCTCGCTGCCCCGTGCAAGGACGCCAAGGGCAAGTTCATCAAATGCCCGCCCAAGACTGCCGCCCCCGCCGCCACCGGTGGCGTGACCAAGGACGCCAAGGGCAAATGCCATATCGCATCGGGTCCGAAAAAGGGCCAGTTCACCAAATGCCCGTGATGCCCGATCGTCGATAACGACCGGAACCCTACTTCGCCTTTGGCGGTGACACAGCGCGTGCTGACGCCCACCGGCGACGCAGGGTATGGGCGCCCGCTTTTGCCCCAAGGGTCGAGAGCCGGGTATCGGCATGGACGAGATTTTCCGCCGGTCGCTTATACCGAATGCGGCATGGTCGGCGCGGCCCGGGCGAGTGCTAGGGTCGGCGCGGCCCGGGCGAGTGCTAGGGTCGCCGCCGCCAGTTCGACTTGGCTCGACTCGACTCCTGATGACGACGCTCGACCCGACCGCACCGGGTAAGATGGCGCTGCCGGATCCCGATGACGGCGGGATGATAAGGGCTACACGCACAGTGTGAAGGATGTGGCGCTCATGCGCCCGCCGCGTTAGGCATCGCGCAATGGACAGGACGGAGTCGAAACCGGGCGAGATCGACAACCAAACCTGGTTGATCGACGACGGTCATGCGATCATCGAGAAGAAGCGGGCGGGCGGGATCGACGCATTGACCCCGCGCGAACGGTTGATCCACTGCTTCTGGATTGCCGATTATAGTATGCGCAACGCCGGCGATCTGGCGACCGCGCGCGACCTCGACCCGCGCTATCTGAGCGATGCGCGAAGCGTTGCGGCGCTGCTTGACCTGCCGGTCACGGCCGCCGCGTTCGGCTTGAGCGAAGGCGAACTGGAGCGTCGGTTCTTCGATCTGTTCGATCGACTCTGCGACGAGTTGCGGGGCCGCTGATCGGCGCGCCGCCGGCAGCGCAGCGCTGCTGCAGCAATGCCCGGCGTCATGCCCGAGCGTGCGCTGAGAACGATTGGTATCGTCGTGCACGCTCCAGGCAGCTTGCCCGACACCCGGAACGATTTCCGGGGCGCGAGAGCCCAGCCCATCAAGTCATTCCGACACGTGCACATCCGCCGTAAACTCGCGCAGCGTACGCGGCTAAGTGTGCGTACCGGTAGTAAGGCGGGCATAGCATGATCGAGAATGTCAGGGATATCGCGCTTCTCGGACTGGGCTTTGGCGGCTTCGGCGCAGGGATCGCGGCCATCATCACTGCCTGGTTCAACGGTCGGTCGAAGCTCATCCGTGCGCAGCGCGGGGATCCAGAGACTGTTCCTCGGCGGCCCGCCGTGCCAATGCTTGTCCGAGGCGATCGCTGATCGGGCCTGCGACCGGCGGACGATCCGGCAAGGCGTTCCACACCCAGCGCGGCGAGATCATATGGCAAAACCAAAAGGCCACCGCGGAACATGGTTCGCAGAATGGGGCGGGGAGCAGATCCCGTGCGTGCACCAAGTCTATTTCGTCGTGCGCAAGGGAAAGCGGCCGATCTATGTCGATGATGCCGTCGGCGGAAATCCCAAATGGCCGCCCTTCATCGAAGCGATCCGCAAGCTGAAGAAGGTGCTCCTAACCTCCGACCATCTTGAAAATGGCGTTCCCACGGACCGGAAGGATTATCTGTCGCTGTGGCGGGTCGAGAATGTGCGCTACGAGCACCCCGTCCTGTCGTTCGAGTTCGCGGAGCGGCTACCGCCGGCCCGGTTCAGCTAGTCCGGGGCGAGATAATCTCTCAGCAGGCGCGTGCCTGGTGGCAGGCGCTGCATCATCTCGAAGACATATTTGGTCAGCGCCCGGATCAGCTTGCGCCACCACAGGTCGATCGCGAGGCTGAGCGTCTTCGCGACGCAATCATCGCAGATCGGCGAGGGCGACAGTCGGGTGATCGGAGCACGGTCATATGCGATCAATGCCACCCGTTAGCGCCAGTGCAAACCCTCTGCTTTACCGGGAAGCATCGGCGTCGCCGGACGGTGCACGCCATCACTTCTCCGGCTTCGCGACGCTCTTGGCCGCCCGAGACACGGCGCGAACGAAATCGCGATTGACCTCGCCTTCGCTGATCGCCGGCGTCGACCAGAGGATCGCGCGCGACGGGAAATAACGGTTCGACGGACCAGTCGTCGAGAAAATCAGCACCGGCTCGCCGTCGCGCTCGGCAGGCTGCAAGTCGATCGTCGCCAATTGCACCCGCTGGCCGCCGACCACATCCCATACGCTGCCGCGTACATGGCCGCGCTCAACAGATCCGTCGAGTTGGACCGGTGAAAAGACATAGCGCCTGGCAAGGCCGCCCGAGCCGATCGTGCCCGTGTCCTCGCCCCGATAGACCTGCATCTCGACCTCGACCGGGGCTCCGTCGAGCGCGTCGATCGCTGGATCGCGGCGTTTGGCGATGACGTCTCCCCCCGGCTGGCTCGACCAGGCACCGCTCAGGTTCCGGTCGAGAAAGAGCCAGTTGCCGATGCGCTCGGTCGCCTTGGGCTGCTCGGTCGCGAACCCGTTGATCTTGGCGGGCAGGTCGAGCAGGCCGAGAAACAGCGAGGCGATCCAGCCGCTCGCCGCAGCGGCGGCGATGAGCCAGCGGCGCTCACGCGCCGATCGCGGCGGCTCGACGATCGCGGCCGGGCGGGGCGCTGGTTGCGGCGGAATGACGACCTGCTTTCGGTCGATCCGGGTTGGTGCGCGCGACCCTTTTGGCGGCGGATAACGGCCCATCAGCGGGGCGCCATTGCGCACCAATCGGGTTTCGGCGTGCCGCGCGGCCACCACCGCGCGACGCCGATCCGGACCAGTTCGGTCGCCAGGTCACGGCCGCTGAGCGTGACGCGTGCGACGGTTCGATTATAGCTGCGGCCAGTTCTAACCAGCCCGACATCGCGGCGATTGAGCAACGCCCTGGCGCGGGTCGAGGCGGTCTGGCCGAGCACGATCTCGGCTGTGCATTTCGCCTGACCTCGACGTGTTTCCGGCGCGTCGATATCGGCGATCCGGATACGCTCACCGCTCTCCAGCCGGAAAGTATCGCCATCCGTGACATAGCGGATTCGTTCCTGCTTGGGCGGGGTCGCGGCAGTGATCAGCAGCGCCAGCGAAGCGAGCATCACGCGCGGCGCGAGACTGGCTATGCTTGGCTCGCTTCGCCCGTGCCCCATCCTGGGTCTCGTCTCGATCATCATCGTCCAGGCGATATGGCAGGGTCGCGTCGCTGGCAATCGCCCGTCCGTGCGCGGGGCATCATCGGCAGCCTGTCAGCCCTTCACGCTTCCCTTGAGCGGGGCCATCGTTGAGCATGACTGTCTTTTTCGCACTCCGTGCCGAACCGGTCCCGGCTCCTCGGGCGCATGACCTGGAACGGCCGGCCGCCGCCCAAAACCATCGCCTGCCGGCTTATTTCCCCGCCCATGTGCCATGGGCTCCTCGCGGGCGCTTCGCTTCAAATAAGCCTTTGGCTCCGGTCCTCCGCTGCCGCTTCGGCCTTGCGGTTCGGGTGTCTGCCTGGCCGTCCCTGAGGTCCGCCCATCGCCCGGAACGGTTCGGGCGAGTTAACGCAAGGAGACCTGCAATGCCCGCAATCGGTTATGTCACCCGCGAAGGAAACGGCTTCAAGGGCGAGCTCAAGACGCTGTCGATCCGCACCGACATCATGATCGTGCCCAATGGCCAGAAGACCGCCGACACCCAGCCCGACTATCGGGTCTCGGCCGGTGGGGTCGAGGTCGGGGCCGGCTGGGTGCGGCGCGGCGAAATGTCCGGCAAGGACTATGTGTCGCTCAGCCTCGCCGCGCCCGAATTCGGACCCCGGCGGCTCTATGCCAATCTCGGCCGCGCCGCCGGCCAGGACGATGACGATGCCTTCGCCATCATCTGGAATCCGGCCGACTGAGTGGCCGGCGATCCGCGCGCCGACCCGGCGCGCGGATTTGTCCTGGCACCGGGTCGAAAACGCATAGGTGCGTTTTCGACCCTGCCGGATGCGGCTTTCAGCGTTCAATTGGGTGTCCGGGCGGCGCGATCCGGCGGCCGCTACAAGCGGATACAAGGCCCATGGACGACACCGACGACACTGCGGTTCGCGCGCGCAAGGCGCGCGAAACCTGCCCGTTCCTCACCGCCAAGCAGACCGCGTTCCATCTCGGCCTCGCGGCAACCAGCCTGAAGGGCATGCGCGCCGAGGGGCGCGGCCCAATCTGTCGCCTGCATGGCCGTGCCTGGTATTATCATATCGACGATATCGAGGCTTGGTCAAACGCCCATAAAAAGGGTGGCAGCCATGACTGAGCGCCGCGATTTGCCGCTGCTCGCCTGGGGCGAGGCCCTGCGTGTGGCGCGGCGCCGGCGCCAGATTCTGCGCCGCCGTGGCCTCGTGCTCGGCGCCGGGTGCGCCGTCGTGCTTGCCACCGCGGTGCTGCCGCCGCTGCCTCGGCTGGTGTGGAATGCCAGCGCCAGCGCGCCGATCGGCCTGTACCGGGTCGGGCCCGGTACACCCGTGGTTCGCGGCGACATGGTAATTGCGCGCACCCCGCTTGCCGCTCGCGACTTGGCAGCGCGCCGACACTATATCCCATCAAACGTGCCGCTGGTGAAGCGCGTGGCGGGGGTCGCCGGTGACCGGGTCTGCGCTGTCGGTCGGATGATTTTCGTCAACGGCCGACCCTTGGCAACACGGCGCGCGACGGACTCGCACGGGCGGTCGCTGCCCTGGTGGACCGGTTGCCGCATGCTCGGCGACGGCACGCTGTTCCTGCTGATGGCGGAAGCGCCGGACTCGTTCGACGGACGCTATTTCGGCCCGACGCCGGCAGCCGATGTGATCGGCAAGGCGGTGATGCTGTGGCGCCGCTGAGATCGGTGGCGCTCGTGGCGCTGCTCGCGCTCACCTGCCCGGCACGGGCCGAAACCGTCTCCGACTGGCGCCCGTTGGTGGTCGAGGCATCGCAGCGGTTCGGCGTGCCGGTCGTCTGGATCGAGCGTGTGATGCACGCCGAGAGCGGTGGCAGGACGACGCTCCGGCGGCGGCCGATCGTCAGTCGGGCTGGCGCGATGGGTCTGATGCAGCTGATGCCGCGTACCTGGAACGAGATGCGGGCGGCGCTCGGCCTGGGGAAGGATCCGTTCGATCCGCGCGACAATATCATCGCCGGGACCGCCTATCTGCGACTGATGTATGACCGGTTCGGTTATCCCGGTCTGTTCGCCGCCTATAATGCCGGGCCGGGACGATATGCTGCTTACCTTGCCGGCCGCCAGGCCTTGCCGGGCGAAACCAGCGCTTATCTCGCAAGCGTGACGGGTGATCCGGCGAGGATGCCGACCGCGCCAGGCGAACCCCGCCGCCCCGGTCTTTTCGTATCGCT
This portion of the Sphingomonas sp. So64.6b genome encodes:
- a CDS encoding thermonuclease family protein, with the translated sequence MGHGRSEPSIASLAPRVMLASLALLITAATPPKQERIRYVTDGDTFRLESGERIRIADIDAPETRRGQAKCTAEIVLGQTASTRARALLNRRDVGLVRTGRSYNRTVARVTLSGRDLATELVRIGVARWWPRGTPKPDWCAMAPR
- a CDS encoding DUF736 domain-containing protein; translation: MPAIGYVTREGNGFKGELKTLSIRTDIMIVPNGQKTADTQPDYRVSAGGVEVGAGWVRRGEMSGKDYVSLSLAAPEFGPRRLYANLGRAAGQDDDDAFAIIWNPAD
- a CDS encoding helix-turn-helix domain-containing protein; translated protein: MDDTDDTAVRARKARETCPFLTAKQTAFHLGLAATSLKGMRAEGRGPICRLHGRAWYYHIDDIEAWSNAHKKGGSHD
- a CDS encoding S26 family signal peptidase, with the translated sequence MTERRDLPLLAWGEALRVARRRRQILRRRGLVLGAGCAVVLATAVLPPLPRLVWNASASAPIGLYRVGPGTPVVRGDMVIARTPLAARDLAARRHYIPSNVPLVKRVAGVAGDRVCAVGRMIFVNGRPLATRRATDSHGRSLPWWTGCRMLGDGTLFLLMAEAPDSFDGRYFGPTPAADVIGKAVMLWRR
- a CDS encoding lytic transglycosylase domain-containing protein, which encodes MRSVALVALLALTCPARAETVSDWRPLVVEASQRFGVPVVWIERVMHAESGGRTTLRRRPIVSRAGAMGLMQLMPRTWNEMRAALGLGKDPFDPRDNIIAGTAYLRLMYDRFGYPGLFAAYNAGPGRYAAYLAGRQALPGETSAYLASVTGDPARMPTAPGEPRRPGLFVSLNADPRDPSSAGPVAPSTGLFAIPERR